The following nucleotide sequence is from Cellulosilyticum sp. I15G10I2.
ATCAAGATTTATGCCAAATTGCTTCGTTCTATCATCAACTGGTGTAACCTTATCCCTAATCTTTAATAACGTAAACATAACATGAAAAAATAAATCCATTTTGTATTATCTCCTATTATTTACATTTTAAACCTGATATCATTTCTACTACCTCTAAAAATTTATTTATCTATCTCTTCTTCAGTATTATAAAAATGTACTGATGCACGCACTGTTCCTATAGAATCCATTAAACATTTCTTTTTATGCTAGTGCATTACACAATACACACCTGAACGAACATAAATTTTAAATCCATCCAATTTCCTAGCAACCTCATATGATATTTTCACCTTAATGTTAGATGTACCAAACCAGCTTTATAGGCTATATTATCAGAACCTTAAATTTCTATGTTCTTTATTGTTAACAAACCTTTTATCATTTTATCAGTTAACATTTTTTCTCTTTCCTTAATTCTCTCAAAACCTATTTGTTCACCCATATATATAGTAGCCCTACTAAACCTATCTCTCCTGCAATATCAGGGGTCCAGCATGATATCTTAAAGGCGATTCAGTTAATATATAATTATTGAAATTAACATCAATATTACTTCCTCCTCCAATCATCATAGGTTCAAAAGAAGCTTCTACATAATTTACTGACATTGTATACTTCTCACTTCCTAATTCCCCCTTCTCTAAAAGGCTTTCACTAAACTCAGTTAGTCTATTCTCAATTAGTTCTTCTCTAATATATATTCTCTAGTTCCTGTTGGGCCCATAGGCCTCTTATGTCCAGAGAAGACATAGAAATCACATCTCATGTTCTTTACATCAATAAACTGATGTCCTACAGCTTGAGCACCATCAATTGCAATATATACTTTCTTCTCTCTACAGATTTGACTTAATGTATATACATCTTGTTTTATTCCAGTTATATTTGAAGTATGCTGTATAGCCACAAGTACTGTATTCCTATCAATAAGTGTTTCTATTTTATTTGGATCAGTAGGCGTATTCTCAGTATCAACAATCCTAATTTCTACT
It contains:
- a CDS encoding cysteine desulfurase, with product MSVNYVEASFEPMMIGGGSNIDVNFNNYILTESPLRYHAGPLILQER